A portion of the Anoxybacillus gonensis genome contains these proteins:
- the serS gene encoding serine--tRNA ligase yields the protein MLDLKFLRANFEEVKQKLQHRGEDLTDFEQFEQLDRRRRELIAQAEELKNKRNDVSQQIAILKREKKDADHLIAEMREVGDRIKVLDDELREVEQQLETLLLSIPNVPHDSVPIGESEDDNVEIRKWGEPRSFSFEPKPHWEIADRLGILDFERAAKVTGSRFVFYKGLGARLERALINFMLDVHVEQHGYEEVLPPYIVNRASMTGTGQLPKFEEDAFRIESEDYFLIPTAEVPVTNLHRDEILSADDLPIKYAAYSACFRSEAGSAGRDTRGLIRQHQFNKVELVKFVKPEDSYEELEKLTNDAERILQLLGLPYRVMSMCTADLGFTAAKKYDIEVWLPSYGTYREISSCSNFEAFQARRANIRFRRDPKAKPEHVHTLNGSGLAIGRTVAAILENYQQEDGTVVIPEVLRPYMGGKEVIA from the coding sequence ATGTTAGACTTAAAATTTTTACGTGCCAATTTTGAGGAAGTAAAACAAAAACTCCAGCATCGTGGCGAGGACTTAACGGATTTTGAACAATTCGAGCAGCTCGATCGTCGTCGCCGTGAATTAATTGCACAAGCGGAGGAATTGAAAAATAAGCGCAACGATGTGTCACAACAAATTGCCATCTTAAAGCGTGAGAAAAAAGACGCAGACCATCTGATTGCTGAAATGCGTGAAGTTGGCGATCGTATTAAAGTGCTTGATGATGAATTACGAGAAGTGGAACAACAGCTTGAGACGTTGCTTTTGTCAATTCCAAACGTTCCGCATGACTCTGTGCCGATTGGTGAATCAGAAGATGACAATGTAGAAATTCGTAAATGGGGAGAGCCACGTTCATTTTCTTTTGAACCAAAACCACATTGGGAAATTGCGGATCGGCTTGGAATTTTAGATTTTGAACGTGCAGCAAAAGTAACAGGAAGTCGATTTGTGTTTTATAAAGGCCTTGGAGCACGATTGGAACGTGCGTTAATTAACTTTATGTTAGACGTACATGTTGAACAGCACGGATATGAAGAAGTTTTACCACCGTACATTGTGAATCGAGCAAGCATGACAGGAACAGGGCAGCTTCCGAAGTTTGAGGAAGATGCGTTCCGGATCGAGAGTGAAGATTACTTTTTAATTCCAACAGCAGAAGTTCCTGTGACTAACTTACATCGCGATGAAATTTTATCAGCGGACGATTTGCCAATTAAATATGCTGCTTATAGCGCATGTTTCCGTTCAGAAGCGGGATCAGCAGGAAGAGATACGCGCGGATTAATTCGTCAGCATCAGTTTAACAAGGTAGAGCTTGTCAAATTTGTAAAACCGGAAGATTCTTATGAAGAACTCGAAAAGTTAACAAATGATGCGGAACGTATTTTACAATTATTAGGTTTGCCGTATCGTGTGATGAGTATGTGTACAGCTGATCTAGGCTTTACTGCAGCGAAAAAATATGACATTGAAGTATGGTTGCCAAGCTATGGTACGTATCGAGAAATTTCTTCTTGCAGCAATTTTGAAGCATTCCAAGCTCGCCGTGCAAACATTCGTTTCCGTCGAGACCCAAAAGCAAAGCCAGAACATGTGCATACGTTAAATGGATCTGGTTTAGCAATTGGACGAACAGTTGCAGCGATTTTGGAAAATTATCAACAAGAAGATGGAACTGTCGTTATTCCGGAAGTGCTTCGCCCATACATGGGAGGAAAAGAAGTCATTGCATAA
- a CDS encoding deoxynucleoside kinase — protein MNLREKYHIPSDAVITIAGTVGVGKSTMTKALADALQFRTSFEKVDTNPYLDKFYADFKRWSFHLQIYFLAERFKEQKRIFEYGGGFVQDRSIYEDTGIFAKMHFEKGTMSKVDYETYTSLFEAMVMTPYFPHPDLLIYLEGSFEEIIKRIRERGRPMEQQTPIEYWKEMYERYERWINSFNACPVLRININEYDIIRDAQSIEPIVAKIGYMIEQYRKLKK, from the coding sequence ATGAATTTACGAGAAAAATATCATATTCCAAGCGATGCTGTTATTACCATTGCCGGAACGGTTGGTGTAGGAAAATCAACGATGACAAAAGCGTTAGCTGATGCACTTCAATTCCGCACCTCTTTTGAAAAGGTAGACACAAACCCTTATTTAGATAAATTTTATGCTGATTTTAAACGTTGGAGTTTCCATCTTCAAATTTATTTTCTTGCAGAACGATTTAAAGAACAAAAACGTATTTTCGAATATGGCGGAGGATTTGTTCAAGATCGATCCATTTACGAGGATACTGGGATTTTTGCAAAAATGCATTTTGAAAAAGGGACGATGTCAAAAGTCGACTATGAAACATATACAAGTTTATTTGAAGCGATGGTCATGACACCTTATTTCCCACACCCTGATTTACTTATTTACTTAGAAGGAAGTTTCGAGGAAATCATTAAACGCATTCGTGAACGCGGTCGCCCAATGGAACAACAAACACCAATTGAATATTGGAAAGAAATGTACGAAAGATATGAAAGATGGATCAACAGTTTTAATGCTTGTCCTGTTTTGCGCATTAACATTAATGAATACGATATTATTCGCGATGCCCAATCGATTGAGCCGATCGTCGCAAAAATTGGTTACATGATTGAACAATATCGCAAATTAAAAAAATAA
- a CDS encoding deoxynucleoside kinase: MSHVPFITVEGPIGVGKTSLAKVISDYFQYELLKEIVDENPFLGKFYENIEEWSFQTEMFFLCNRYKQLEDVEKKFLSNGKPVVADYHIFKNLIFARQTLKGKQYEKYVQIYDILTNDMPKPNVVIYLHASLHTLLKRIAMRGREFEKNIDPNYLQQLSHAYEQAMEQFEQAHPHIPVLRFNGDELDFVHRDQDRFFILNELQSVLKRSLEQ; the protein is encoded by the coding sequence ATGTCCCACGTGCCCTTTATTACTGTTGAAGGTCCAATCGGTGTTGGAAAAACATCATTAGCAAAGGTCATTTCAGACTATTTTCAATATGAATTGTTAAAAGAAATTGTTGATGAGAATCCTTTTTTAGGTAAATTTTATGAAAACATCGAAGAGTGGAGCTTCCAAACGGAGATGTTTTTTCTATGCAATCGTTACAAACAGCTAGAAGATGTCGAAAAAAAGTTTTTAAGCAATGGGAAACCGGTTGTAGCTGACTATCATATTTTCAAAAACTTAATCTTTGCTAGACAAACGTTAAAGGGAAAACAATACGAAAAATATGTGCAAATTTATGACATTTTAACAAACGACATGCCAAAACCAAATGTCGTCATTTATTTGCATGCTTCATTACACACGTTGCTCAAACGTATCGCGATGCGAGGTCGTGAATTTGAAAAAAATATTGATCCGAACTATTTGCAACAATTATCACATGCTTACGAACAAGCAATGGAGCAATTTGAACAAGCTCACCCTCACATTCCTGTATTACGGTTTAACGGAGATGAGCTCGATTTCGTTCATCGTGACCAAGACCGATTTTTCATTTTAAACGAACTGCAATCTGTTCTTAAAAGGAGCTTAGAACAATGA
- the tadA gene encoding tRNA adenosine(34) deaminase TadA, translated as MRNDEYYMHLAIEEAKKAENIGEVPIGAVVVYNDEVIARAHNLRERDQRSIAHAELLAIDEACRKLGTWRLEEATLYVTLEPCAMCAGAIVLSRIKRVVFGASDPKGGCAGTLMNLLQEPRFNHQAEVVSGVLAEQCGGMLSEFFRRLRQQKKEEKNRVNSN; from the coding sequence ATGAGAAATGATGAGTATTACATGCATTTAGCTATTGAAGAAGCAAAAAAGGCGGAGAATATCGGAGAAGTGCCAATTGGTGCAGTTGTTGTATACAACGATGAAGTGATTGCGCGAGCTCACAATTTGCGTGAACGAGATCAACGATCAATTGCACATGCGGAGCTTTTAGCTATCGATGAAGCGTGTCGAAAACTAGGTACGTGGCGATTAGAAGAAGCAACGCTGTATGTGACGTTAGAACCTTGTGCGATGTGTGCTGGAGCGATTGTTCTTTCCCGCATCAAGCGGGTTGTGTTTGGGGCGAGCGATCCGAAAGGAGGATGTGCGGGAACATTAATGAATTTATTGCAAGAGCCACGCTTTAATCATCAAGCGGAAGTTGTTAGCGGAGTATTAGCTGAACAATGTGGTGGAATGCTGAGCGAATTTTTTCGACGTTTACGTCAACAAAAAAAGGAAGAAAAAAATAGAGTGAATTCCAATTAA
- the dnaX gene encoding DNA polymerase III subunit gamma/tau gives MSYKALYRVFRPQSFKDVVGQEHVTKTLQNALLQQKISHAYLFSGPRGTGKTSIAKIFAKAVNCEHRPTAEPCNECPTCLGITNGSISDVLEIDAASNNGVDEIRDIREKVKFAPTSAPYKVYIIDEVHMLSIGAFNALLKTLEEPPKHVIFILATTEPHKIPLTIVSRCQRFDFRRIELKSIVSRLKTVIAEEGIDVEEEALFAIARAADGGMRDALSLLDQAISFSDNRVLLEDVLAVTGAVSQRKIADLIYAIYEKKTVEALRLFQHLMEQGKDPNRLVEDLIYYYRDMLLYKAAPQLEDVTHRVLVDERFRELSDMIPTSLIYEAIDLLSKSQQDMRLTNHPRVHMEVAIVKLCYEEERVIKTSISPALEEKVKQLEEQLARLQETGVKPSASETSESVKKTGKSIRTDYKIPVGRIHEVLRQATHQHLSLIKGNWPHVLETLKKQNKVSHAALLQESEPVAASGAAFVLKFKYEIHCKMVADNSNYVKDNLEHVLFELTGKKLDTIPVPESEWLQIREQFIRQQTNGDEQHEQEDPFISEAKKWFGENLIEIKE, from the coding sequence GTGAGTTATAAAGCTTTATATCGTGTTTTTCGACCGCAAAGTTTTAAGGATGTAGTCGGTCAAGAACACGTGACAAAAACGTTGCAAAATGCCCTGCTTCAACAAAAGATTTCACATGCATATTTATTTTCAGGTCCACGTGGGACAGGGAAAACGAGTATAGCTAAAATTTTTGCTAAAGCGGTAAACTGCGAGCATCGTCCAACAGCAGAGCCATGCAACGAATGTCCGACTTGTTTAGGCATTACGAACGGTTCGATTTCTGATGTGTTAGAGATTGACGCAGCATCAAATAACGGAGTGGATGAAATTCGCGACATTCGGGAGAAGGTGAAATTTGCCCCAACGTCGGCACCGTATAAAGTGTATATTATTGATGAAGTGCATATGTTATCCATCGGGGCGTTTAATGCGTTATTAAAAACGTTGGAAGAGCCTCCGAAACATGTGATTTTCATTTTAGCGACAACAGAACCACATAAAATTCCTTTAACAATCGTTTCGCGATGTCAACGATTTGATTTTCGACGCATTGAGTTAAAGTCAATTGTCTCTCGGTTAAAAACGGTTATTGCAGAAGAAGGTATAGACGTAGAGGAAGAGGCACTATTTGCGATTGCACGTGCTGCTGATGGTGGGATGCGTGATGCGTTAAGTTTGCTCGATCAAGCCATTTCTTTTAGTGACAATCGTGTGTTACTGGAAGATGTGTTAGCGGTTACAGGTGCAGTTTCACAACGAAAAATTGCAGATTTAATTTACGCGATATACGAAAAAAAGACCGTTGAGGCGTTGCGTCTTTTTCAACATTTAATGGAACAAGGGAAAGACCCGAATCGTCTTGTCGAAGATTTAATTTACTATTATCGGGATATGCTTTTATATAAAGCGGCACCTCAACTAGAGGATGTGACGCATCGTGTGCTCGTTGATGAACGATTTCGTGAGCTTTCTGACATGATTCCAACATCGCTTATATATGAAGCGATCGATTTGTTAAGTAAAAGTCAACAAGATATGCGCCTAACGAACCATCCGCGTGTGCATATGGAAGTTGCGATTGTGAAGCTTTGTTATGAGGAGGAACGAGTAATCAAAACTTCGATTTCTCCGGCCTTAGAAGAAAAGGTGAAACAGTTAGAAGAACAATTAGCAAGGCTACAAGAGACAGGTGTAAAGCCCTCTGCTTCAGAAACAAGTGAATCGGTGAAAAAAACAGGGAAAAGTATTCGGACAGACTATAAAATACCGGTGGGGCGCATTCATGAAGTGCTTCGCCAAGCAACACATCAGCATTTATCTCTTATTAAAGGAAATTGGCCACATGTGCTTGAGACGTTAAAAAAGCAAAATAAAGTGTCACATGCGGCATTATTACAAGAGAGTGAACCTGTAGCAGCAAGTGGCGCAGCTTTTGTGTTAAAATTTAAATATGAAATTCATTGTAAGATGGTTGCTGATAATAGTAACTATGTTAAAGATAATTTAGAGCACGTATTATTTGAGTTAACGGGAAAGAAACTTGATACGATTCCTGTTCCTGAAAGTGAATGGCTTCAAATTCGAGAGCAGTTTATTCGCCAACAAACAAATGGGGATGAACAACATGAACAAGAAGATCCATTCATTTCAGAAGCGAAAAAGTGGTTTGGTGAAAACTTAATTGAAATTAAAGAATAA
- a CDS encoding YbaB/EbfC family nucleoid-associated protein gives MMRGMGNMQKMMKQMQKMQKDMEKAQAELAEKTVEGTAGGGMVTVIANGHKQILEVKIKEEVVDPEDIDMLQDLVLAATNDALKKVDELTAQTMGQFTKGLNIPGLF, from the coding sequence ATGATGCGTGGAATGGGAAATATGCAAAAAATGATGAAGCAAATGCAAAAAATGCAAAAAGATATGGAGAAAGCACAAGCAGAATTAGCAGAAAAAACAGTTGAAGGAACAGCAGGCGGTGGAATGGTTACCGTTATTGCCAATGGTCATAAACAAATTTTAGAAGTGAAAATTAAAGAGGAGGTTGTTGATCCAGAAGATATCGATATGTTGCAAGATTTAGTGCTCGCTGCAACGAATGATGCGTTAAAAAAGGTTGATGAGTTAACTGCACAAACAATGGGACAGTTTACAAAAGGATTGAATATACCAGGATTATTCTAG
- the recR gene encoding recombination mediator RecR, translating to MYYPEPISKLIDSFMKLPGIGPKTAVRLAFFVLNMKEDVVLDFAKALVNAKRNLTYCSSCGHITDKDPCYICEDDKRDRSIICVVQDPKDVIAMEKMKEYNGLYHVLHGAISPMEGIGPEDIKIAELLRRLQDETVQEVILATNPNIEGEATAMYISRLLKPTGVKITRIAHGLPVGGDLEYADEVTLSKALEGRREL from the coding sequence ATGTACTACCCAGAGCCGATATCGAAATTAATCGACAGCTTCATGAAATTGCCAGGCATCGGGCCGAAGACGGCCGTCCGTCTGGCGTTTTTTGTGTTAAATATGAAAGAAGATGTAGTATTAGATTTTGCAAAAGCGCTTGTAAATGCAAAAAGAAATTTAACGTATTGTTCATCGTGTGGCCATATTACCGATAAAGATCCTTGTTATATTTGTGAGGACGACAAGCGAGATCGCTCGATCATTTGTGTTGTTCAAGACCCGAAAGACGTGATTGCTATGGAAAAAATGAAAGAATATAATGGGTTGTATCATGTGTTACATGGAGCGATTTCCCCTATGGAAGGAATTGGTCCTGAAGATATTAAAATTGCTGAATTGCTTAGACGTCTTCAAGATGAAACGGTTCAAGAAGTGATTTTGGCGACGAACCCGAATATTGAAGGGGAAGCGACAGCGATGTATATTTCCCGGCTATTAAAGCCAACAGGTGTTAAAATTACGCGCATTGCCCACGGATTGCCCGTTGGTGGTGATCTAGAATACGCCGATGAGGTGACATTATCTAAAGCTCTGGAAGGAAGAAGGGAACTATAG
- a CDS encoding YaaL family protein: MFWKRKGWLRKQFNDQLIERLQHYRDEWMDKKQLIEKSVEPSEKVIFDLKIAEAKYLFLLREAKKRKVSIGKG, encoded by the coding sequence GTGTTTTGGAAAAGAAAAGGGTGGCTGCGCAAACAATTTAACGACCAACTGATTGAACGATTACAACATTATCGGGATGAGTGGATGGATAAGAAACAATTAATAGAAAAAAGTGTTGAGCCTTCTGAAAAGGTCATATTTGATTTAAAAATTGCTGAAGCTAAGTATTTATTTCTTCTCCGAGAAGCTAAAAAACGAAAAGTATCGATTGGGAAGGGATGA
- a CDS encoding pro-sigmaK processing inhibitor BofA family protein — protein sequence MNETVVIVSIVSLIVIILLIGIPIRLTRLIGEGIARLVIGALFIFLINVVGDVSGIHLPINLFTVTVTGFLGIPGVLALIFIQQYVIS from the coding sequence ATGAATGAAACAGTTGTCATTGTGTCGATCGTCAGTCTCATTGTTATTATTTTGCTTATTGGTATTCCGATACGTTTGACGCGGTTAATTGGTGAAGGAATTGCTCGTCTTGTCATCGGAGCTTTATTTATTTTTTTAATTAATGTTGTCGGAGATGTATCAGGTATCCATTTGCCTATTAATTTGTTTACAGTAACCGTGACAGGTTTTCTAGGTATTCCAGGTGTTTTAGCACTCATTTTCATTCAACAATATGTCATTTCATAA
- a CDS encoding sigma factor G inhibitor Gin, which translates to MSYKETCIVCNGQNKKGIHIFHHFICMDCHNDLIQTETNDEKYKFYVDRLKKIGENKIYS; encoded by the coding sequence ATGTCTTATAAAGAAACTTGTATTGTATGTAATGGGCAAAATAAAAAAGGAATTCATATTTTTCATCATTTTATATGCATGGATTGTCATAACGATCTCATTCAAACGGAGACAAATGATGAAAAATACAAATTTTACGTTGATCGGCTGAAAAAAATAGGAGAGAATAAAATATATTCATAA
- a CDS encoding aminotransferase class I/II-fold pyridoxal phosphate-dependent enzyme has protein sequence MDQTKTPLYTLLCEHASTQPISFHVPGHKYGAVFYEKALFSFAPLLHLDVTELSHLDDLHHPTGAIEQAQQLAAKLYGVKRTYFLVNGSTAGNLAMITAACEKNKKVIVQRNCHKSILHALHLVGATPIFISPEFDEDVRVMSFVSFETIDHTLREHSDAAALILTNPNYYGMSIDLTKIIQLAHSYRIPVLVDEAHGAHFVLGEPFPKSAVECGADIVVQSAHKTLPAMTMGSFLHFNSELINERTLRYFLQVFQTSSPSYPIMASLDLARAYVAQQTRETIDEMVEQIQLFKQELRTIEAIHVVESRHPLIRTDLLKVTLQTRSAHSGYELQQILERNGIFTEMADPYNVLLVYPLAKIKTFQMIIERIKHALQCIRSERQNEHVQFQLPKHCQAVSYEWIKGRKTKQVLLHDAIGRVCAQMVVPYPPGIPILLIGEIVTRQHVELIQYLKQTGAYFQTDIEGNCIEVFEEA, from the coding sequence ATGGATCAAACAAAAACACCTCTATATACACTTTTATGTGAACATGCCTCGACACAACCGATTTCATTTCACGTACCAGGGCATAAATATGGAGCTGTTTTTTATGAAAAAGCTCTTTTTTCTTTTGCACCATTGCTACATTTAGATGTAACGGAACTTTCACATTTAGATGATTTACATCATCCAACGGGAGCGATTGAACAGGCACAACAATTAGCGGCAAAATTATATGGGGTAAAACGGACGTATTTTTTAGTTAATGGTTCTACTGCCGGTAATTTAGCGATGATTACAGCTGCATGTGAAAAAAACAAAAAAGTCATTGTACAACGTAATTGTCATAAATCTATTTTACATGCACTACATCTCGTTGGAGCAACACCTATTTTTATTTCCCCGGAATTTGATGAAGATGTTCGAGTGATGTCTTTTGTGTCGTTTGAAACAATTGATCATACATTGCGTGAGCATTCAGATGCCGCTGCGCTCATTTTAACAAATCCAAACTATTATGGGATGTCTATTGATTTAACGAAAATTATTCAATTGGCCCATTCTTATCGCATACCTGTGTTAGTGGATGAGGCACATGGAGCTCATTTTGTGCTTGGGGAACCTTTTCCAAAATCAGCTGTGGAATGTGGAGCAGACATTGTTGTACAATCGGCCCATAAAACACTTCCAGCTATGACCATGGGATCTTTTTTGCACTTTAATAGTGAGCTTATAAATGAACGTACGTTAAGATACTTTTTGCAAGTTTTTCAAACAAGCAGCCCATCTTATCCAATTATGGCTTCGCTTGATTTGGCTCGCGCTTATGTTGCGCAACAGACACGTGAAACGATTGATGAAATGGTTGAACAAATTCAATTATTTAAGCAAGAGTTGCGAACAATTGAAGCGATTCATGTGGTGGAATCACGGCATCCCCTTATTCGAACGGATTTGTTAAAGGTTACGTTACAAACGCGCAGTGCACATTCAGGTTACGAGTTGCAGCAGATATTAGAAAGAAACGGAATTTTTACAGAAATGGCTGACCCATATAACGTATTACTTGTTTATCCGCTTGCGAAAATCAAAACATTTCAAATGATTATAGAGCGAATAAAACATGCGCTACAATGTATTCGAAGCGAACGACAAAACGAACATGTACAATTTCAACTACCAAAGCATTGTCAAGCTGTGAGTTATGAATGGATTAAAGGTAGGAAAACAAAACAAGTGCTGCTTCATGATGCAATCGGACGTGTTTGTGCTCAAATGGTTGTCCCTTATCCACCCGGAATTCCTATTTTACTTATTGGGGAAATTGTGACAAGGCAACATGTTGAGCTTATTCAATATTTGAAGCAAACGGGCGCATATTTTCAAACAGATATAGAAGGAAATTGTATCGAAGTTTTTGAGGAGGCTTAA